One window of the Anticarsia gemmatalis isolate Benzon Research Colony breed Stoneville strain chromosome 21, ilAntGemm2 primary, whole genome shotgun sequence genome contains the following:
- the LOC142982352 gene encoding chymotrypsin-1-like: MTDAVRISSKCDPKLPSENITILMNVFIICTFIIQAVCGYDERVITTLKHSQYLANVVPNIVNGKPATNGQIPFLVSLKVCGRHICGGTIIDKKRVLTAAHCFEQDNFLFVRDSSSLRCVAGNIQNTLPHTGKTETTLDSQWRGLKKIIVHKHFHFPANDIALVHIDEPWKFNDKVAAVSLSRRAVDRAGYCESAGYGAVGPDIKDPDSTVLLVARITILTRQLCSSLWEINMNSYVCSDTAVTDVARGDSGGPLVCNGTYNSAHWSKKILVGVVSGKNYDKTSLYTRVSAFKSWIDNNYGNTLRDKGIPMF, translated from the exons ATGACAGATGCTGTCAGAATATCTTCAAAATGTGATCCAAAATTACCGAGTGAAAATATCACCATTCTaatgaatgtatttataatatgtacatttatcATCCAAGCGGTCTGCGGCTACGACGAGCGTGTGATTACCACCTTGAAACACTCACAATATCTCGCAAATGTAGTCCCGAACATCGTGAACGGGAAGCCTGCGACCAACGGACAGATACCATTCCTGGTGTCCCTCAAGGTTTGCGGGCGGCA TATTTGCGGCGGAACTATCATAGACAAGAAACGTGTGCTCACAGCGGCGCACTGCTTCGAACAGGACAACTTCCTCTTCGTTAGAGACTCCTCGTCGCTTCGTTGTGTCGCCGGGAACATTCAGAACACCCTCCCCCACACCGGCAAGACGGAGACCACACTAGACAGCCAATGGCGAGGCTTGAAGAAGATAATTGTCCATAAACATTTCCATTTTCCTGCGAACGACATAGCTTTAGTACATATCGATGAGCCGTGGAAGTTTAATGATAAAGTAGCAGCTGTCTCTTTATCTCGCAGAGCGGTGGATCGCGCGGGGTACTGCGAATCGGCTGGTTATGGCGCCGTCGGACCTGATATCAAGGATCCTGATTCTACTGTATTATTAGTAGCACGTATAACGATCCTAACGAGACAGCTTTGCTCATCACTCTGGGAAATCAATATGAATTCGTATGTTTGTTCCGATACGGCTGTTACAGATGTGGCTAGGGGTGATTCTGGGGGTCCGTTAGTTTGCAACGGGACTTATAACTCTGCCCATTGGTCGAAGAAGATCCTAGTCGGTGTTGTGAGCGGCAAGAACTATGACAAGACGTCGCTGTACACACGAGTGTCCGCTTTTAAATCTTGGATAGATAATAACTATGGTAATACGTT GAGAGATAAAGGTATACCAATGTTTTAG
- the LOC142982350 gene encoding trypsin-1-like yields the protein MLITIVLLSTFIPVLSQDRRVITTLKYATNRVKTTIVHGHQASKGDFPYLVSIKRHFKITNNINLWTNLCGGSIIHPQKVLTAAHCFELDNFYYYHHLHHMRVVAGSLDNKLIHTGNTGNTNDQQWRSIYQIKLHPDFNFPLNDIALLFIDSPFNYTKNVQPVVIARRTIDYSGNCFSAGFGETSRQRKQVSKELLWAQINLMSRDQCTTLWELNMDQFICSYSVLTDVAGGDSGGPLACLDTLDPAGQGRSLLVGVVSGKNFDKTTLFTRVSAYKKWIDSNDDKDE from the exons ATGTTAATCACAATCGTTTTATTATCAACATTCATACCCGTTTTGAGCCAAGACCGGCGAGTTATAACCACCCTGAAGTACGCAACAAACAGAGTTAAGACTACCATAGTTCATGGCCATCAAGCTAGCAAGGGAGACTTCCCATACCTTGTATCAATAAAAAGgcactttaaaataacaaataatataaatttatggACTAATCTGTGTGGTGGCAGTATTATACATCCACAAAAAGTTCTGACAGCAGCCCATTGCTTTGAATTggacaatttttattattatcatcatttGCATCATATGAGAGTTGTGGCTGGCAGTTTGGATAATAAGTTGATACATACAG GTAACACCGGCAACACAAACGATCAGCAATGGCGGAGCATTTACCAAATAAAACTGCACCCGGACTTCAACTTCCCTCTAAACGACATCGCTCTACTATTCATAGACAGTCCATTTAACTACACTAAGAACGTACAACCAGTAGTCATAGCAAGGAGGACTATAGACTATTCTGGAAATTGTTTCTCAGCTGGTTTTGGAGAAACAAGCAGACAAAGGAAACAAGTTTCAAAGGAATTACTTTGGGCACAAATTAATTTGATGTCGCGGGATCAATGTACTACACTATGGGAGTTAAATATGGATCAGTTTATATGCAGTTATTCTGTGCTAACTGACGTAGCTGGCGGTGATTCTGGGGGTCCGTTAGCGTGTCTTGATACCCTAGACCCGGCCGGTCAGGGGCGCAGTTTGTTAGTCGGTGTGGTTAGCGGGAAGAACTTTGATAAAACGACGCTGTTCACCCGAGTGTCGGCCTACAAGAAGTGGATAGATTCAAATGATG ATAAAGATGAATAA